One genomic window of Desulfovermiculus halophilus DSM 18834 includes the following:
- a CDS encoding B12-binding domain-containing radical SAM protein has protein sequence MKILLVSPNTESVNMPVYPVGLHLVAEAVQNSGHQAMTMDMFEHPDPWAALESMVHDFQPDAVGISIRNIDDQSRKNTQFFLRKSREVVRGIRRLTSVPVIVGGAGYSIFPDSGLDYLEADMGLAGEGEIALPALLQAMEGTRRYEQVPGLHLPRIGAAGLKRLTSNLDSCPLPGPERLERSRVLDETFWMPYQTRRGCPLDCSYCSTGSIEGRVIRHRDPDAVAANLLDFQKSGVRRVFFVDNTFNLPRRYAKELCRSMIRTGLDLTWCAIVYPKYMDRELAELMARAGCSQVSLGFESGSPPILAALNKRFTPDEVRHSSDCLAAAGIRRMGFLLLGGPGETRQTVEQSLEFAESLHLEALKITVGIRIYPATRLAGQAREEGLIRPQDPLLHPRFYLNPELSEWLPEYVRAWSAERPGLVLP, from the coding sequence ATGAAAATTCTCTTGGTTTCCCCGAATACAGAATCAGTGAACATGCCGGTCTATCCTGTGGGGCTGCATCTGGTGGCTGAAGCGGTGCAGAACAGCGGGCACCAGGCGATGACGATGGACATGTTCGAGCACCCGGACCCCTGGGCTGCTCTGGAGAGCATGGTTCATGACTTCCAGCCCGATGCCGTGGGCATTTCCATCCGGAATATCGACGATCAGTCCAGGAAGAATACCCAGTTTTTTCTCCGAAAAAGCAGGGAAGTGGTCAGGGGGATAAGGCGGCTGACCTCTGTGCCGGTGATTGTCGGGGGAGCGGGATACAGCATCTTTCCGGACAGCGGGCTGGACTATCTGGAGGCGGACATGGGTCTGGCCGGAGAGGGTGAAATCGCTCTTCCAGCCCTGCTCCAGGCCATGGAGGGTACACGCAGGTACGAGCAGGTCCCGGGACTGCATCTGCCCCGCATCGGAGCAGCGGGGCTGAAGAGGCTGACCTCTAACCTGGATTCCTGTCCGTTGCCTGGTCCGGAAAGGCTCGAGCGGTCCAGGGTCCTGGACGAGACGTTCTGGATGCCCTATCAGACCCGGCGCGGATGCCCTCTGGATTGCAGCTACTGTTCAACCGGGAGCATTGAGGGCCGGGTCATTCGGCACAGGGATCCGGACGCGGTGGCGGCCAACCTGCTCGATTTTCAAAAATCCGGGGTGCGGCGCGTCTTTTTTGTAGACAACACCTTCAATCTACCCCGGCGGTATGCCAAAGAGCTGTGCCGGTCGATGATCCGGACCGGCCTGGACCTGACCTGGTGCGCCATTGTCTATCCCAAATACATGGATCGGGAGCTGGCCGAGCTCATGGCCCGGGCCGGCTGCTCTCAGGTCAGCCTGGGATTTGAAAGCGGCAGTCCGCCCATCCTTGCGGCCTTGAACAAGCGGTTTACCCCGGATGAAGTCCGGCACAGCTCGGACTGTCTGGCTGCGGCCGGTATCCGGCGCATGGGGTTTCTTCTTCTGGGCGGCCCCGGGGAAACTCGGCAAACCGTGGAGCAGAGCCTGGAGTTTGCCGAGTCCCTGCATCTGGAGGCCCTGAAGATCACCGTCGGTATCCGGATCTATCCGGCTACCCGTCTGGCCGGGCAGGCCCGGGAGGAAGGCCTCATTCGTCCACAAGATCCCCTGCTGCATCCCAGGTTCTACCTCAATCCGGAGTTGTCTGAATGGCTTCCGGAGTACGTCCGGGCCTGGAGTGCAGAGCGCCCCGGCCTTGTCCTTCCCTAG
- a CDS encoding glycine betaine ABC transporter substrate-binding protein, with protein sequence MQPFKNLSVCILLFVFCVFAAPPTHAADTPQIKLGSISWPGVTVKTEIAKQVLETLGYDVEVMELGVAPTLMGVANGNLDAFLGCWLPNQITYMEKYLDKGVITKLSQNLDQTTYCHGVPEYVWDAGVRSMSDLDKPEFRDKFDLNGNGKPELYGIEAGNVGNKITTQAIEEDTYGLGDWEFVPSSTSGMLSQVERAARKNKWIVFQAWEPHWMVIEWDLKFLKDPEEIWPGHGRNTDVWTVIHAGFEETHPNVVTFLDQIKVLPEWQSKWIYDFSYANKDQEEVARKWIQENMDVIAMWTYGVTSVDGERARDVLRAEFK encoded by the coding sequence ATGCAACCATTCAAAAACCTCAGTGTCTGTATTCTGCTGTTTGTCTTCTGTGTCTTTGCAGCGCCACCCACCCATGCCGCAGACACGCCCCAGATCAAGCTGGGCAGCATCAGCTGGCCGGGGGTGACCGTAAAGACAGAGATCGCCAAGCAGGTCCTGGAGACACTCGGCTATGATGTCGAGGTCATGGAGCTGGGCGTAGCGCCGACCTTGATGGGCGTGGCCAACGGCAATCTGGATGCCTTTCTCGGGTGCTGGCTGCCGAATCAGATCACCTACATGGAAAAGTATTTGGACAAGGGTGTGATCACCAAGCTGAGCCAGAACCTGGATCAGACCACGTATTGCCATGGAGTGCCGGAGTATGTGTGGGATGCCGGAGTGCGGTCAATGTCCGATCTGGACAAGCCGGAGTTCCGGGACAAGTTTGACTTAAACGGCAACGGCAAGCCAGAGCTCTACGGCATAGAAGCGGGCAATGTGGGCAATAAGATCACCACCCAGGCCATTGAGGAGGACACCTACGGCCTGGGAGATTGGGAGTTTGTTCCCAGCAGCACCAGCGGCATGCTCAGCCAGGTGGAACGGGCGGCCAGGAAAAACAAATGGATCGTCTTCCAGGCCTGGGAGCCGCACTGGATGGTCATTGAGTGGGATCTCAAGTTCCTGAAAGATCCTGAAGAAATCTGGCCAGGGCACGGCAGGAACACCGATGTGTGGACAGTCATTCATGCCGGATTTGAAGAGACCCATCCCAATGTGGTCACCTTCTTGGACCAGATCAAGGTCCTGCCGGAATGGCAGAGCAAGTGGATCTACGATTTCTCCTATGCGAACAAGGACCAGGAGGAAGTGGCCAGGAAGTGGATACAGGAAAACATGGATGTGATCGCCATGTGGACCTACGGGGTGACCTCAGTTGACGGCGAGCGGGCCAGGGACGTGCTCCGGGCTGAGTTCAAGTAG
- a CDS encoding translation initiation factor Sui1 — protein MSMQHQGNARPVYSTEDGKMCPGCGRAQADCGCKTKTATPAGDGIVRVGRETKGRKGKGVSIISGLPLEGQELAGLAKRLKNKCGSGGTVKNGVIEIQGDHRNLLVEELKKEGFTVKRSGG, from the coding sequence ATGAGCATGCAGCACCAGGGAAACGCCAGGCCTGTCTATTCAACAGAGGACGGAAAGATGTGTCCGGGGTGCGGCCGGGCACAGGCGGACTGCGGATGCAAAACAAAGACGGCTACCCCGGCCGGGGACGGGATCGTGCGGGTGGGGCGGGAGACCAAGGGCCGCAAGGGCAAAGGAGTAAGCATTATCAGCGGACTCCCCCTGGAGGGCCAGGAGCTCGCCGGACTGGCCAAGCGGCTGAAGAACAAATGCGGCAGCGGCGGGACGGTGAAGAACGGGGTGATCGAGATTCAGGGTGATCACCGAAACCTGCTGGTCGAGGAGCTAAAGAAAGAAGGATTCACCGTCAAGCGCAGCGGGGGGTGA